The Microcella flavibacter DNA segment GACGGTCATGACGTCGCCGTGCAGGAGTCCGGCATCCAGCAGCGCCTTCAGCAGCACGGGCAGGCCGCCCTGCCGGTCGACGTCGTTCATGACGTACCGGCCGAAGGGCTTGAGGTCGCCGATGTGGGGCACGCGCTCGCCGATGCGGGTGAAGTCGTCGAGGGTGAACTCGACCTCGGCCTCGTTGGCGATCGCGAGGATGTGCAGCACGACGTTCGTCGAGCCGCCGAGCGCCATCGCCACCGTGACGGCGTTCTCGAAGGCCTCCTTGGTGAGGATCTGCCGGGCCGTGATGCCGTGGTTGAGCAGGTTGACGACGGCCTCGCCCGAGCGGTGCGCGTACATGTCGCGGCGGCGATCGTAGGATGCCGGGCTCGCCGACCCCGGAAGGCTCAGGCCGAGCGCCTCGGCGACGGAGGCCATCGTGTTGGCGGTGTACATGCCGCCGCAGGCGCCCTCGCCCGGAGCGAAGGCGCACTCGATGCGGTGCGCGTCCTCGGCGCTCATCCGGCCGGCCTTGACCGCGCCCACCGCCTCGAAGGAGTCGATGATCGTGATCTCCTTCTCGGTGCCGTCGCTGAGCTTGACCCAGCCGGGGGCGATCGAGCCGGCGTAGAGGAAGACGCTCGAGAGGTCGAGGCGCGCCATCGCCATGAGCATGCCGGGGATCGACTTGTCGCAGCCGGCGAGCAGCACCGAGCCGTCGAGGCGCTCGGCCTGCATGACGACCTCGACGCTGTCGGCGATGACCTCGCGGCTCACGAGCGAGAAGTGCATGCCCTCGTGGCCCATCGAGATGCCGTCGCTCACGCTGACGGTGCCGAACTGCAGCGGGTACCCGCCGCCGGCGTGCACGCCCTCCTTCGCGGCCTGCGCGAGGCGCGCGAGCGAGAGGTTGCAGGGGGTGATCTCGTTCCACGAGCTGGCGATGCCGACCTGCGGCTTGTCCCAGTCGTCGTCGCCCATGCCGACCGCGCGCAGCATGCCGCGCGAGGTGGTGGCTTCGATGCCGTCGGTGACGACGCGGGAACGGGGCTTGGGGTCGATCGCGGACATGGGCCGAGTTTACGCCGGGCCCGGGTCCTTCCCTGACGGCCCGGCGGCCCGTCCGGCGGCGGGCTCCGCGGCCGGCTCGGCACCGGGCTCGACGCTCGGCGCGAGCGCTGGGTCGGGCACCTCGGCCTCGCCGCCGGGCAGGTCGCCGCGCCCCGCCGAGGCGATGTCGTCGGCGAGCTCGTCGGTGATGAGCGTGCCCGCGTCGAAGTCTCCTGTTCGGTAGCCCGCGCGCCCGACCATGTGCGCCGCGATGGGCGCCGTCAGCATCTGGAACACGACGACGGGGATGAGCAGCAGCAGCACCGCGCCGCTGCGCGCGCTGAGCGCGAGGGCGAGCACGACGAAGACGAGGCCGAGGATCTGCGGCTTCGTCGCGGCGTGCAGTCGGCTCAGCGCATCGGGGAACCGGTTGAGGCCGATGCCCGCGGCGAGCGAGAGGAACCCGCCGAGCACGAGCAGCACGCCCGCGGCGATGTCGAGCGCCTCGACCACGGGGGCGTCGGGGGTCATGAGGCCTCCTCCCCCGTCGCGGCGGTCGGGTTCTCAGCGCCGAGCCCCGGGGCGACGCGGGTGTCGTCGGGCCGCGTCACGAAGCGCGCGACGGCGACGGTGCCGAGGATGGCGGTGGCCGCCATGACCACCATGAGCGGGATCGTGCGGGTGTGCTGGTTCGCGACCATCTCGGCGCCGACGACGAGGATCAGGGTCGTCAGCAGCACGTCGCTCGCGATGATGCGGTCGACGATGCTCGGCCCGCGGATCACGCGCAGGATCGCGAGCAGCGCCGTCACCGAGAAGAGGGCGCCAGCGATCCAGAGCAGCACGGTCATCGCACGGCCTCCCATTCCTCGCGCGAGCCGAGCGCCCGCAGGATGCGCCGCTCGTAGGCGAGCACGCTGTCGTGCGCGTGCGCCACCTGCTCGGGCGTCTCGATGCCGAGGCTGTGGATGTAGAGCACCGAGTGCGGGCGGTCGACCTCGAGCACGACCGAGCCGGGCACGAGGCTCACGGCGAGCGCCGTGCCCGTGAGCACAAAGTCGTTGCGGGTCGTGAGGTCGACCCGGATGACCGCGTTGCGCGTGACGCCCCGCGGGCGCATCGCCTGCCAGGCGACCTCGAAGGATGCCCGCACGAGGTCGACCGCGAACCGGCCGAGCAGCACGAGGAACCACCACGGGTTGAAGCGGCCCGAGAGCTCGACGGGCGGCAGGTAGAACGCCCGCGTGACGAGCAGCGCCACGACGACGCCCGTGACGATCGTGAACGGCGTCACCGACCCCCAGAGCATCATCCACAGCAGCACGAGGGCCAGCAGCAGCGGCGACTGCTGCAGCAGGGGCACCCGCTCGCGCTCGCGGCGCTTGTCATTCACGCGGCTCCCCCTCCTCGGTGCTCGTGGGGAACACGGTCTGGATGTACGCCCCGGGCCCGTCGAGGTTGCCGCCCGCGCGGTCGGCGAGCGCGTAGACCGGCCCGGCGAAGACCGTGAGCGCGAGGCTCACGGCGACCATCCCGGCCGTCGCCGCGGTCATGAGGCGCGGGGTCGCGCGGGTGACGGCGATCGTCGACGTGCTGAGGGGCGCCTCCTCGACGGAGCGGAGCAGGCGCGACTCATCGCCCTCCACCGCATCGGCCGAGCGCCAGAACACGAGGTTCCAGACGCGGATGAGCGCGTAGAGGGTGAGGAGGGAGACGAGGGCTCCGGCGCCGATCAGGGTGTAGGCCAGGGCATCCCCCTGCTCGGCGGTCGCCCGGAACAGGCCGAGCTTGCCGATGAAGCCCGAGAACGGGGGGATGCCGCCGAGATTGAGCGCGGGGATGAAGAAGAGCGCCGCCACCATCGGGGCGC contains these protein-coding regions:
- the mnhG gene encoding monovalent cation/H(+) antiporter subunit G, with the protein product MTPDAPVVEALDIAAGVLLVLGGFLSLAAGIGLNRFPDALSRLHAATKPQILGLVFVVLALALSARSGAVLLLLIPVVVFQMLTAPIAAHMVGRAGYRTGDFDAGTLITDELADDIASAGRGDLPGGEAEVPDPALAPSVEPGAEPAAEPAAGRAAGPSGKDPGPA
- a CDS encoding Na+/H+ antiporter subunit E, with translation MNDKRRERERVPLLQQSPLLLALVLLWMMLWGSVTPFTIVTGVVVALLVTRAFYLPPVELSGRFNPWWFLVLLGRFAVDLVRASFEVAWQAMRPRGVTRNAVIRVDLTTRNDFVLTGTALAVSLVPGSVVLEVDRPHSVLYIHSLGIETPEQVAHAHDSVLAYERRILRALGSREEWEAVR
- the ilvD gene encoding dihydroxy-acid dehydratase, producing MSAIDPKPRSRVVTDGIEATTSRGMLRAVGMGDDDWDKPQVGIASSWNEITPCNLSLARLAQAAKEGVHAGGGYPLQFGTVSVSDGISMGHEGMHFSLVSREVIADSVEVVMQAERLDGSVLLAGCDKSIPGMLMAMARLDLSSVFLYAGSIAPGWVKLSDGTEKEITIIDSFEAVGAVKAGRMSAEDAHRIECAFAPGEGACGGMYTANTMASVAEALGLSLPGSASPASYDRRRDMYAHRSGEAVVNLLNHGITARQILTKEAFENAVTVAMALGGSTNVVLHILAIANEAEVEFTLDDFTRIGERVPHIGDLKPFGRYVMNDVDRQGGLPVLLKALLDAGLLHGDVMTVTGRTMAENLAELNPDPLDGEVLRTLDNPIHATGGITILQGSLAPEGAVVKTAGFDAAVFEGPARVFERERAAMDALTAGEISAGDVVVIRYEGPKGGPGMREMLAITAAIKGAGLGKDVLLLTDGRFSGGTTGLCIGHIAPEAVDEGPIAFVRDGDLIRVDIAARSLDVLVDADELEARRTGWAPLPPRYTRGVLAKYTKLVQSAAKGAITG
- a CDS encoding monovalent cation/H+ antiporter complex subunit F; the encoded protein is MTVLLWIAGALFSVTALLAILRVIRGPSIVDRIIASDVLLTTLILVVGAEMVANQHTRTIPLMVVMAATAILGTVAVARFVTRPDDTRVAPGLGAENPTAATGEEAS